The genomic interval GCAGGGAAGGTTCAGTGAGCACACGGATCAAGGCGTCGGCAAGCGCGCGTGGATCCCTCGCTTCGACGAGCAATCCGCTTTCGCCGGGTATTATCAGCTCGGGGATGCCTCCGACATTCGTCCCCACAAGAGGCAGTCCGCTCGCCATCGACTCGAGCCCTGATATGCTGGTTGCTTCCATGAGCGATGGAAGCACGGCCACGGTTGACAGTGCGTAGAAACCCGGCATGGATTGATTCGGCACGTTCCCTGTGAAGAACACTCCCTCGCGATGGCCGGCATCGGAGAGCATTACCTCAAAGCGCTCGCGTTCCTCGGGAAATCCTCCGCCCACGATCAGAATCTGCGCACCGGGAACCCGCTCGCGTATCAAGGGCACGGCGCGAATAAGATATTCCACGCCGTTTTTCGGTTCGAGGCGGCGGGGACAGACAATGACGGGCCGTGTCAGATCTATGCCGAAATCTTTGTCCAGAACTCCGAACGAGAGACCCGGCTTGAATTTCGCCGCATCGACGCCGTTGGGAATGTAATAGAGTCGGTCCGAGCGGACGCCGGTGCGCGCGGACTTCTCGTGCAGTTCCCTGCTCGGGCTGATGATCGCCTGCGGATGATGCAGATACGCCCGGATCTTCGCCCTGCCACGGGGTGTTTCGCAATACTCGAGATAATTCGAGGTATGATTGGTCCACACGAGCGGAAGGCGGCTGCGCAAGGTCCAGGTCGACCAGCAGTTGGGTGTGAGGTCGTGCCAGTGAAGCACGTCCACCTTCATCTGCGACATCAGGGCAAGAATGTAGGAACGCACCATGCGGATATAGATGACGTGTTTCACGCGCGGCGTGGTGTTGGTGATAAAGAGCCGATGCACCGTGAAACCGTCCATCTCCTCCCGGTGGTTCTCGCCCGTTCCGTACACGGGTACGACAAGATTGACAGTGTGCCCATTCGCCGCATGCGCGCGCGCGAGTTCATAGGCATGGGTGGCCATGCCGCCCACGTTCGGAAAAAAGTCGGATGTAAGGAGTATGATATTCATGAGCGCATCAGATTCCGAGCAAAGCGCGGGCGTCTTCCACCACGCGCTGAAGACGATGGATGGCCTGGTGTTCGCGGACGGCGCGTGCGTGTCCCCGCTCCGCGATTTCGAGGCGCTCGCGGTCATGCTCCAGGTAGTACACGATTTTTTCCCGCAGTTCCGCTTCGTTCTCGAAGCACGCTATCTCGCTGCCTTCCACGAACAGTTCCTCCGCCTGCTCGCGCGATCGCTGCGTGAGGAGGAAGCCGCCGAAGCCGGGTATTTCAAAGGTGCGGACGTTGTTCGAATCGCGGTTCTGTTCCCGTAAAAAATTGAGGTGAATTTTCGAGACGGCGAACAGTTTCGAAATCTCCTCACCGTACACCGCATTCCCCTTCCATCGCGCACGCACCGGCGTCCCTTCGGACACACGCTCCCACATGTTTCCCCAGATGGCGAGATGTTCATCGGCGACGGCCGAGAGCCACTTCTCGCGGTCCGGCTCCCATGTCCCTGCAAAAACCACGTCGGTGGCAAAACGCCTCACATCGTCCGGATCGACGGAGTCGGGCCGTTTCAGCATCTCGGGATCGTAACAGAACGGAAGATATTCCACCCGCCGTCCTCCCGCATCGCGCAGCGGCTGAACAAGAGAGCGCGCGTAGATGTAGTAGATGTCGAAGAGCGGTATGCTCGCGATGCTCTCGCGTGTGGCGTTTTTCACGGCGACATTGAAGGGGCCGTCGGGGTACCACTGAACCAGCAGGGGTTTGTACCGCTCCTTGACCTCGCGGAGAGACGCCGCTGAGATCGTTTCCCCCTTGAGAAAAAATACCAGGTCGGGGCGCTGCTCGGCAACGGTGCGCACAAAGGCGGCGTTCATCAGGCGCCGGTTGATGCGGCGTGTCGCGGCGGAAATAAGCGGCACGGTGGCGCCCACGGAAAAGTACGATCCGCGGTAATCAAACACTTCCACCTCGCAGCCGAGTCCTTCGAGGTGTTTTTTATACGACCATCCCCCAGTGCCGTACCAGTATTCGCAGACGAGGAGGACTTTCATCCGTGCCCATTCCCCTGCTTCCTCGCGTGAAGTACTAGCCCCGCCGATGTGACTGAGAGAAGTACATTGTTCTTCGCAAGAAAGCCCAATCCACGTGTGATTGTGCTGAGTCCGTTTAGGAGTGCCGCCAACGGGCTTGGTGCGTATTCGGCAAGTGCGCCGGGGAATCCTGTGTAGGTGCCCTGCCTCCGTAGGATTTCGAACCCCATCTTCTCCAAAAAACGAGTAAGCGTCTTCATGGAGAAATGCCGGATGTGCATGTTCACTTCGGTCGGATACGCAGGGCTGTGTCCAAAACTCGGGACGCCAAAAGCCATGAGCGTGCGATGCGCCCACCAGACTGCATTTGGCGTTGAGATAAAGAGTTCACCTCCCGGACGCAACACCCGATGAATCTCGCGCAGCGTTGTGACGGGATCCATAAGGTGTTCAATGACTTCGATACACTGGACGCGATCGAACGTCGCATCAGGGAACGGGAAAAGATTCTCGGAGTCGACCACGACAACGTCGAGACCACGCGCCCGCGCGCCTCGTGCCGCGTTGAACACAAGCTCTATTCCCACGACCTCGTTTCCTGCCTGCTGCGTGTGGATGGTGTACCTCCCCGTGCCGCAACCCACATCGAGAACGCGATGTCCCGTTCCGGCGACGGAGAGAAGAAAACGGCCGAATCGCGGTTCGATAGTGGACGCTTCGCGTTGGTCCGCAGAGGCATCATACACATATGATTCGTTGTACTGCGATTTACTCTTCACAGGATATTGCCTTCAGTTCTTCAGAAGATGGTTGTTTGAGTGTGGAGGTGAGAAATCTGAGATGCCGCCTGATGAGCCGGCCTTCCAGCAGAAGCTCGCCTGCAATAAAAATGATGAAAATTACCGCCGATGAAAATACCAGCGATAGGAGGCGGTTCTGAATATCGGGATGAGGGATGATGACGTACAGGCCCCACGTTATTGCGGCGACGAGAACCGGAATCATCACAGTTTTATACAGCGTATATGTAATTTCCTTGCGCAGCCACACGAGAAACGCTACGTAGGTCACGACCAGACTCACGAGCACAGCCCAAGCCGCACCGAGAATTCCCATGGACGTCACGAGGAAAACGAGCATCGGAATGTACACGACAAGCTGCACGATGCGCACCTTCGCCACAACTTCCGGACGACCGACGGAATAGAACAGTACCCGTATGTTTTCGACCACTGGAAACAACACCGCGTAAAGCGCGAGCACCCGCAGGACGGGACCTGAAGGTGCCCAACTTTCTCCCAGGAGCGCGGTCATAAACGTCTCGGAGGCGAGAAGGAACACCAGCCCGAAAGGTAAAAGTACGCGGATCAGGAAAAAGTTCACAAGGCCGTACGCTTCTGACAGCCGAGCCGTATCGGTGTTCATTCGTGCATACACCGGTAGCGCGACGTTGGTGATTGCAGGGCTCACGATTCTTGTGGGATACCGGGCAATGTTGTTCGCGCGCGAATAAATTCCCACCTGTTCGTAACTGTTCATCGACTTGATGACGATTCGATCCAGACTGTCATACACAACTTCGAGCGAACGCGACCAGAGAAATTTAACGCCCTGTGTGAGGAACCAACGCGCTGTCTCCGCTGAATATTCCAGACTGATACTCCAGCGTGCAAATTTCCAGCTCCCTATGAGAAATATCGCACTTGCCACAACCTGACCCGTTACGATACTCCACACGCCTCCCCCGACAAGCGCAAGGGATACGGCTGTGACAGGATTCGCGAGATTGCTCAGGAAGGAAATGATGGAGATTCGCTTGAACTCGAGATTCCTCTGGAGGATTGCGTCAAAATGCTGGCCAAAGAGGTTCGCTATGTTCACCGCTGCCAGGACCGAGATGACGGAAATTTCCAGAGTGGTCAGTTCGCGGAAGAATGAGTAACCGGCAATTGTCAGAATGGTTAACACAACAGACACGGCACTCAGAAAAATGTTGAGGACAAACGCCGTGGAATAAAAATGCGGGCGGTCCTCCTGCGTCTGTATGATGGAGATATTGAACGAAAACGCGGTGAGAATGAAGATAAATTTGATGATGCTGTCCGCGGTGTCGAACAGACCGAAATGTGTCGTCAGCACGAGGCGGCCGAGAGCCGCTTGCGAAAAGAAACCAACACCCTGGCTCAGATAATTTGCACCGCTCGTCCACAGTGCACCGACAAGTGCGCGTTTGGCGATGCTCATTTTACCGCTCCAGCTCCGCGCCGCAGAGTGTGATACACGTCGATCACGCTCTCCGCATAGCGATCCCATGTGAACGCCGCAACGTGCCGGGCGCCCTGCGAGCCCATGCTCACGGCCTTGTCAGGGTGTTCATGGAAGTCCAGAATCGCCTCCTTCAGCGCCTCGACGCTGCGGATGGGTACGACGGCACCGTCGATGCCGTCGCGAACCACGCTTCCCGTGTTCTCCGACACGATCAACGGGAGACCGCATGCCATGGCTTCGTAGGTGACAAGCGCGCTTCCCTCCTGCAGGGAGGGAAGTACAAACACGGACGCGTTTGTGTACTCCGCGGGAAGATCCTCATGACGCACATGCCCGCGCAGCGTGAACAATCCCGCGTATTTCTCCAGCACAGGACGGGCATCGGCCTCCACGCGGCCGATCAGCACGAGTTCCGAATCCCGGAGCGCAAGCTGCTTCCATGCCTCCAGGAGATAGTGCACGCCTTTTTGAATGCCGATATTTCCGACAAACAGGACACGAAATACTGAATCCTTCTTCGGGGCCGCCGCGAATCTGGAAAGATCGGTGCCGTAGGGGATGACGGTCAGCTTTTCATCGGGTATTCCATTGGCAACAAAGGTGCGCCGCACGAATTCCGACGGAATGATCACCCTGTCTGCGAGCTCGATTTCGCGCAGGCCTTTCTCGATGATCTGCGGGTGCGCTCGTTCGGTGGCCACGCCATAGCGGGCAAATTCTTCGCGGAGTATTTCGTCCTGATACTTCGGGTGCGTGGAGCCGCGCTCGATCACCACCGAGGCTCCGTGCGCCCGCGCGTACGGCATCGCTATCAGACCATAATTTCCCCAGGCATGAAACACATCGCATGGAGGAATATAGCGGCGCGACATCGCGTCAAAGAGATTGTCCTTCACGTATGAATAATACCCGCGCCGTCTGAACGGTCCCATAGCGCGGACGATCATGCCCGCGTATTCTGCAGCGGGCAGGGCGCGCCAGCGCGCCGCTGGGAGCACGTCCCTGACATACCACGCCTTCGTGGTGATGATGCGCTCGAGCAGCCCGCGTTTTTCGAGCTGTTCCGCGAGCGCCACCGCGTGGAAGCGCCCGCCGACGGAGATGACGACTTTCACGCCTGCCCGCGCCGCGCTGAACGCGTCAGGAGACCTGCTCGTCCGACGCGGGAGCGGCCGCTTGCCGCGCGCGAAGCCGCGCACGTAGCCACAGGCCCGCATAAAAGAGCAGGACCGCGATCAGCAGGTAGTTGGTGATGGTTGTGAGCAACAGGCCCGCCGTATATGTGCGCGGCTCGAAGTCGAGCGTCACCGTGTGCGAACCCGCCGGAACGACAATAGCACGGAACGCGTAATCCGTGCGCAGTATTTCCGCGGGGGCGCCGTCAATCGTTGCAGTCCAGCCGCTCGGGTAGTAGGACTCGCTGAGCTTCAGGATGGCGTCGGCCGGTGACTCGGTCTTGATGGTCATACCGTTGATTCCGCGCGCGGTGATCGAGGCCGTTGCCTGGGCAATCACCGAATCGGGGACGGGCGCCGGCGCCTTGTCCGGCTGCGCACTCAGATATGCCACCCTATCGGGCTGATAACCGGGCACGGTGCCTATGCGCGAGAAAAGGACGGAGTCATCCGGAATAACTTCGTACGAGCCGACAAAAAACGCGCGCGGCAACAGGGCAGTGTTCTCGAACACATCCTCGTTCTGGCCCTGGAACGTCGGCCGCAGCCACGGCGCCGACAAAGCGAGACCGCGCGGACCAACCACGTACTTGGTGTTGAGCATGCTGAGCAACGGCCAGTTCATTCTGTCGATCTGCTCCGCGCTCTCGAAACGGAATTCTGCGAAAATGCGGTTCCTGATGTCATCGTAGAACTTCATCTTCGCGGGGTGGTAGCCAGCGATACTTTCGATGCCGAAGGCCACGTAGTAATTGTCGCTGCCGTGCGCGGACACGGGCAGGATGCGGAATGGCCCCGTGTCACGCTGGAGGAAATCCACCACGTCGGTTTTCTGCAATGTCGCCTGCTGCACCTGCGCGGGTGCCATGTTCATGGGCTTGTAATCGACGATCCACCAGTCCGTGACCAGCAACACCAACAGGCCTGCGTACAGAGCACCTGCGGGTACCTTGCCCCTGCTGAAGCCCCATAAGAGCGCCCCGCAGAGCACCATGAACACCAGCGCAACAAGCGCGTCGTTCATGGCCATTTTGTAGATCCCGTCGCGCGTAAGCGACCGGTATTCTGCAGGTACCTGCGAGAGTTGTCCCTGCGCCGCGGCCTGTTCCACCTGCTGCATATAATTCCACGACTGCGGCTGATGGGTCTGCATACCTTCGGCGATGGCGGATTTCACCTCGCCGCTGAGGACAATCAGTCCGAGGAAAAGGACGAGCGCTCCCGCGACCGGCAACCAGACTGCTTTCGTCAGACTCCGCTGCACCGTCGCTTCGGTGTTTTTATTCTTCGACTTCACGCGCCGCACAAGTTCCGACAAGCCGATGCCCGCAAGCATGCCCATACACAGTGCCATCAGGTACAGGACCATCGACGGGATGCGGAAGTTGTTGAAGAAAGGCACGTGATTAAAAAAGAGGTCGTACAGCACGCCGAAATTGCGGCCGAACGACAGGAGAAGCGCGATCAAACCAAGCGCCATCCAGAAATGCACGAAACGATTCTTCGGCTGGAGAATGATCCCGAGCAGCGCGAGGAATGAAATTACGACACCGAGGTAAATGGGTGATTCCGTGAATGGCATGGTGCCCCAGTACGTCGGTGTTCCAAATCCGACAAACGATGGAACAAAGAACGTCACCACTTCGGGCAGACTGAAAGACCAATTGGTGGCGTAATTGTAGTCGAGTCCGCCGCCCGCCGGTCCGTGCCCTGATCCGCCTGACCCCGCGCCGCGGATCGAGAAATCCTTGTACTCCCACGTTGCGAAGTACGGACCCGAAAGCATCAGGAACGCAAACGCCGCGGCTCCGATCGTGATACCAGCAACCAGCATCGTGTTGACCGCTTTTTCGCCCTCGTACAGTTTGTACAGGAAATACAGCGCAACCGCCATCAGGTTGTAGAAGATCATCTGCACGTGGCCGGAATTAAACGTGAAGTGGAGGACGGCCACAAGCAGCGCGATTCGCAAGACGGTCTTTTTCTCGAACAGAAGATCGATGAGCAGTAGAATCGCGGGCAGCCAGGCGAACACCGTAATCTTGGTGTTATGCCCGCCCATGATCCAGTTCAGAGAATACAGGGAGAACACAACCGAGACCGATACGAGAAAGGCGGTGACGGGTTCGAATTTTTTTCGTAATCCAAACAGATACGTGAATAGACCCAGCAGGAAGAAGTTGAAAATATCCCAGAACATCGGAGGCAGCGGCAGCACGTTGATCACGGCCTGCGCCCATCCGTAGATCTGAAGCAGGATCATCGGCTTCAACGGATCGAGAAAGGTGTGCAGGTACATGCCGTGCCCGGGCGATGATGACCCCCATGTGGGCATGCCGGCGAAGATATATGGATTCCAAAAGGCGTTGACACCTTCCTGACGCGCCTTTTCGAGATACCCCTGCTCGTACTGAATCGGGGTCACGGAATCGGGCACGTTGAACACCTTCCCGGAGAAAAAGGCCTCATGGAAGAAGATGATCAATAGAAGACCCAGCAATCCCATAAAAATGGCATGAGGGTGCTGCTGAAATAGAAGTCCGAGGGAACCGGTTGACGCTGCTGGTTTGCGCACTGCGGACTTGACGGTCTTGGGCGGTGTTTTGGACATCATCTCACCGAGGGAGTGGGAATCGAAATTTTTGCGTGAAACATCGCGAAAAATAGAGAAGCGGCGGCCAACTTCCAATGCATGCCGATATGAGCGCATTCATCGGTGCCCTTGACCCGCCCTCCCGTGACCGGTACGGCGCACTCGCGGATGCCGCATCCGGAGCCCGCAAAAAAAAACCCCGGCAAAACCGGGGTTGATAGTCACTACGTCTCACTGTCGATCAGGCGACGCGTTTCTGGCCGCCTTTGGCGGGCTGCGTGCGCGACGCGCGCACCGTCACTTCCACGCGGTCCAGATCCACATACACTTCGGCATTGCAATACGGGCAGAATTTCGCGGTCTGCACATCAAAACTGATAGTGTTCTGGCACATGGGACAATCCGTGATCACCATACCGATAACCTTGCCGGTCTGTTTGACCTTGACGGGTTTTGTAAGGGGCTTATCGACTGTTTTCATTCGTCACCGTATGATGAAAAATTTGTAATCAGTAAGATACTATTTTTTTCATCAAAATCAATATAAATCGTCACGCATCATCCGATTTTTCGTTTATTAACGCAATTTCGAGCACTTCTTTCATCTCAGAGACGAGTGAAAACGTCATCTCCTGGCGTATTTTCTCTGGAATTTCCTTTACGTCCTCCTCGTTCTTTTTCGGCAGCAGCACGTGGCGGATACCCGCGCGGTGCGCCGCAAGGACCTTTTCCTTGACGCCGCCGATCGGGAGAACCGCGCCTCGGAGAGTGATCTCGCCTGTCATCGCAAGGTCGTTCCGGACGAGGCGGTTCGTAAGAAGGGACGAAAGCGCGGCCAGCATCGTGACCCCTGCTGAAGGACCATCTTTCGGGACACCGCCGGCGGGAACATGCACATGGATATCGATCTTATGGCGGAACGAGGGATCGAGGCCCAGATCCGAAGCATGGGAGGCGATATAGCTGAGCGCGGCCTGCACACTTTCCTTCATCACGTCGCGCACCTGTCCGGTAACCTGTAATTGCCCCTTGCCGGGCATCTTGGTTGCCTCGATAAAGAGGATGTCGCCGCCGACGGGAGTCCATGCAAGCCCCGTGGCGATTCCCGGCCGTGTGAGCCGCTCCGACACCTCGGGGTAGAACCGGTGCGAACTGATGTAATCGGGGAGATCGGTCTCGGTGATTGTGACCCGTTCGATCTCGCCTTCCGCCACCCGGCGTGCCACCCCGCGGCACACATCCGCGATTTTCCGTTCGAGATTACGCACACCGGATTCGCGCGTGTACCGGTCGACGAGTATTGACAGCACGTCGTCACCGATCTCGATCTGTGTCGGATCCAGTCCATGTTCGGCAATCTGTTTCGGCAGCAGATGCCGCCGCGCGATATGCACCTTTTCTTCGAGGATGTAACTCGGGATCTCGATGATCTCCATGCGGTCCTTGAGAGCGGCCTGGATAGGTTCGATCATGTTGGCGGTCGCGATGAAGAGGACCTTCGAGAGATCAAACGGGACCTCCAGATAATGATCGCTGAAATTCACGTTCTGTTCCGGGTCGAGCACCTCGAGCAGCGCCGATGTTGGGTCGCCCCGAAAATCCATGCCCACCTTGTCGATCTCATCCAGAACGAGAACGGGATTGTTGGATCCGGCTTTCTTGATACTCTGGATGATACGACCCGGGAGGGCGCCGATGTAGGTGCGCCGATGGCCGCGTATCTCGGCTTCGTCACGTATCCCGCCGAGTGAAAAGCGCACGTATTTCCTTCCCATCGCCTCTGCTATCGAGCGGCCGAGCGACGTCTTTCCGACGCCCGGAGGCCCGACAAAACACAAAATGGGACCGCGCATGTCGTTTTTTAACTTCCGGACGGCGAGGTATTCGAGGATACGTTTCTTCACCTTCTCGAGTCCGAAGTGATCTTCGTCGAGTTTTTCCCTGACGTGTTTGATGTCGAGACTGTCATCGGTCGAGATGCTCCAGGGCATTTCGAGGAGCCAGTCGAGGTACGTCCGGGCGACAGTGTATTCCGCGGATGCGGGATTCATCATCTGCAGTCTGCTGAGTTCCTTTTCCACCACGCCCTTCACGTCCTCGGGCATGACAGTTTCCTCGAGTTTCTTTTTCAGCTCGTCGACCTCGAGCCGGTCCTGATCCTCGCCGAGTTCCTTCTTGATCGCTCGGAGCTGTTCACGGAGGAAGTACTCGCGCTGTGTTTTATTGATCGTGTCCTGCACATCGTTTTGGATCTTCTGGCTCAGTTCGAGCCGCTGTATGTTCCCTGCGAGTGCAATGGTCACCTGATTGAGGCGTTCCCTCACGCTCAGGGTCTCGAGCAACGCCTGTTTCTCCGGCACGGGAAGATTGGCGAGGGAGGAGACCAGATATCCGAAGGTTGCGGTATCCTCGGTGTTCATGATGAGACTGAGTTGCTCCGGATTAAAGTCCTGCACCAGCTCCGAGAGCCGTTTGAAAAGTGTGCGGATGTTTTGGACCATGGCCGCGAGTTCATCCGACTCCACCGGGACCGCAAGGAGGTCTTCCACCCGCTCGACGTGCGCGTTGAGGTACGGCTCCTCCGACACAAGGGAAACGTACCTGGCCTTGTGAACACCCTGCACGACAACACTTTTTGAACCGTCGGGCATAGGGTAGATCTTGACCACACGCACGACGGTGCCGATGGTATAGAGGTCGTCGATGTGCGGCAGGTCGATCGACGAATCGCGCTGCGTAAGAACGATGACGGAGGATTGGGCGCGATACGCGTCCTCGATCAGGCGTATCGAACTCGGCCGTCCGACAAAGAGGGGCATGATTTGCCCGGGAAAAAACACGACGTTGCGCAGAGGCAGCACCGGCATGGTTTCAAAACGTGCGTCCATGTGCGTTGTGTCGCCGATATCGTAGGATGAGGTGGGTTCTGCTGAAGTGTCCGACATGAGCTGTCCTGTGCCAGTGAATGTGCGACGCCAAAAGAAACGAAAGTATCTGATTCCGATGTGATTGTCCACATCGTGTGATCAATCTTGCCGTGATCGGACGCTTCGTTCTGAAGGAGCAGCAGGGTGATGCAATTTCCAGGCCAGCATTCCTCCTTGATAATCCGTTCAGTTTCCGACATCCCGCGACACGACCGGTGATCCGTCTGACGGATAGGCAAGCCGGATGCGACAAAACTGACAAACGGATGTCCCAATTCCGAATAGCTGTCGTAACCCGCGCCGACGAATCAACGGGACGAATTCGTGACGATCCGCGCATTTTGACATTGGGAGGGCAGGATGTACATTCAGTGCCTCACCACACACAATAATGGGCGCGCCATGCCTGAGCTTCGCAGCGACATGATACAGTGCCATGTCTGCCGTCCTTCCCCGGATGGTTCGTATGAGCATTTGGTTTTGCAGCGCTCGAGTGATGAGGAAGTGTATCCTGATGTCTGGCAGGTTGTCACCGGAACGATCGATTCCGGTGAATCGGCAGTTGACACCGCCCGCCGGGAATTGATGGAAGAAACAGGACTGGTGCCGCTATCGCTCCATGTAGCACCTACAACCGCCACGTTTTACTCGATGCGAACAGACACCGTGCACATCATTCCCGTCTTCGCGGCAATTGTCACCCGCGACGCGCGCATCCGTCTTTCATCGGAACATCAGGCGGGCGAGTGGCTCGCAGCGGATGACGCGGCCTCCCGCCTGTTGATCCCGTCACATCGAGAGTCGCTGCGCATTGTTCGCGAACACATACTCGGCAACCCCGTACTTGCTGATCTACTCACCATCCCCGTCGTGATACCACCGGTCACACCTTAGGAGGAAACCATGCGCTTGCGCCAGCATTACTTCTCATTCATCGCCGCACTCATCGTTTTGGTCAGCGGTATTTCAGGTTGTTCATTTACCACCGCTCATTTCGAGGAGGCCACGCTCGCCCGCAGCATCGGCGAGAACAAGGAGCCGATCGAACGGGTTCAGAGCTTTCATCGTTGCGACCGTACGATGTATTGCACCGTGAAAATGGCAAACACGCCGCAGGACACCAAGGTCAAGGCCGTCTGGCGCCATTTACCCGAGGGCGGCTCAGCGGAAATCCTCGACTCGTCCGAGGTCACAGTGGCGTCCGATGTATGGATCGCTTTCCATCTCGCGATTTCCCGCGACGGCTGGGTGTACGGCAAGTACAGCGTCGAACTTTTCATTGATGGGAAATCCGCGCAGACCCTGTCCTTCAATGTCGAACCCATGTTCAAGGACGGCCTGATCCGCGAGGCAACCATCGCATCTGCTGTTGGCGAGGACCAGTATCCGCAGGACCGCACGGCGACATTCGCGACAACACCCGCGGTGGTGTATGCCGTGATCAATACGGCGGATGCTCCCGAAGGCAGTGTCTTTTCCGCGCGCTGGTATGCAAAGGATGCCGCGGGAACACAGCAGGACATTGTATCGACGGACTTCCCTTTCGCGGGTTCGGGATGGATCGCCTTTTCGCTGCGGCCCTCGGGCAATTTTCCACCCGGCACGTATTATTGCGATATTGCGGTGAACGGCACGACCGCTAACACACAATCTTTCACCATCGGCACACCATGAGCACCTCCGTATTAATCGGTATTCCGGATCTTCTCTTCAGTTCCAAAGTAAACGCGGTGGCGCGGCAACAGGGCATCCCTGTTGTCGCCACCTTTACAAAGCATGATCTCCTCTCGAAGGCGCACGGCGAAACTCCGTCGATGTTGATTCTGGATCTTAATGCCGACGCCCTCGCACCGCTGGAATCCGTCGCCGCGATGAAGAGTGATCCGCATACCCGCGGTATCGCAGTGGTCGGCTTCCAAACCCGCATTGACGAAACCCTGCGCACGTCGGCTGAAGAAGCGGGTTGTGATCTCGTACTCAGCCGGAGCCAATTCATTGAAGCGCTGCCCGATATATTGAGCGGGAAACTGCTCAAACGCTGATCGCGTTTCACCCACACCATCCGGGAACCGAAGGTTGCCCGTATCTTGTTGCCCATCAGAGTGTTAGCACTCGATGCCGACGAGTGCCATCTTGACGCACTTTGTGTATTTCCCTATTTTGCCCCGTGCTGTGTGTACGTCACACAGTGCGCAATGATGAATGAGAGAGCGGAACGAATCGCAATACCATGACTGAGCAGGACCAGAGAGATCACTACGGATTGAACTCGCGCGAGCGTCTCGTGCTGCAGCATATTATCCGTCAGTACATTTCGACGGCTAATCCTGTCGGCTCACGTACCGTCTCAAAGCAGGTGGAATTGAATCTGAGTCCGGCCTCGATCCGGAATATCATGTCAGATCTCGAGGACAAGGGGCTCATCGGTCATCCGCACACATCCGCGGGCCGGATCCCGACAGACACAGGCTACCGCTGCTATGTCGATT from Ignavibacteriota bacterium carries:
- the lon gene encoding endopeptidase La, yielding MDARFETMPVLPLRNVVFFPGQIMPLFVGRPSSIRLIEDAYRAQSSVIVLTQRDSSIDLPHIDDLYTIGTVVRVVKIYPMPDGSKSVVVQGVHKARYVSLVSEEPYLNAHVERVEDLLAVPVESDELAAMVQNIRTLFKRLSELVQDFNPEQLSLIMNTEDTATFGYLVSSLANLPVPEKQALLETLSVRERLNQVTIALAGNIQRLELSQKIQNDVQDTINKTQREYFLREQLRAIKKELGEDQDRLEVDELKKKLEETVMPEDVKGVVEKELSRLQMMNPASAEYTVARTYLDWLLEMPWSISTDDSLDIKHVREKLDEDHFGLEKVKKRILEYLAVRKLKNDMRGPILCFVGPPGVGKTSLGRSIAEAMGRKYVRFSLGGIRDEAEIRGHRRTYIGALPGRIIQSIKKAGSNNPVLVLDEIDKVGMDFRGDPTSALLEVLDPEQNVNFSDHYLEVPFDLSKVLFIATANMIEPIQAALKDRMEIIEIPSYILEEKVHIARRHLLPKQIAEHGLDPTQIEIGDDVLSILVDRYTRESGVRNLERKIADVCRGVARRVAEGEIERVTITETDLPDYISSHRFYPEVSERLTRPGIATGLAWTPVGGDILFIEATKMPGKGQLQVTGQVRDVMKESVQAALSYIASHASDLGLDPSFRHKIDIHVHVPAGGVPKDGPSAGVTMLAALSSLLTNRLVRNDLAMTGEITLRGAVLPIGGVKEKVLAAHRAGIRHVLLPKKNEEDVKEIPEKIRQEMTFSLVSEMKEVLEIALINEKSDDA
- a CDS encoding NUDIX domain-containing protein; the protein is MYIQCLTTHNNGRAMPELRSDMIQCHVCRPSPDGSYEHLVLQRSSDEEVYPDVWQVVTGTIDSGESAVDTARRELMEETGLVPLSLHVAPTTATFYSMRTDTVHIIPVFAAIVTRDARIRLSSEHQAGEWLAADDAASRLLIPSHRESLRIVREHILGNPVLADLLTIPVVIPPVTP